In one window of Pseudomonas chlororaphis subsp. chlororaphis DNA:
- a CDS encoding acyl-CoA synthetase, protein MMTPTFEHELAPNEANHVPLSPLSFLKRAAQVYPERDAVVYGGRRYSYRQLHQRSRALASALERVGVQPGERVAILAPNIPEMLEAHYGVPGAGAVLVCINIRLEARSIAFILRHCAAKVLICDREFGAVVHQALAMLESPPLLVGIDDAQAEGADLPHDLDYEAFLAQGDPGRPLSAPQNEWQSIAINYTSGTTGDPKGVVLHHRGAYLNACAGALVFQFGPRSVYLWTLPMFHCNGWSHTWAVTLSGGTHVCLRKVQPEAIHAAIAEHAVTHLSAAPVVMSMLIHAGHADLPPGPVSVITGGAAPPSAVIAAMEARGFSITHAYGMTESYGPSTLCLWQPGVDELPLEARARFMSRQGVAHPMLEEATVLDTDTGRPVPADGSTLGELVVRGNTVMKGYLDNPQATRSALANGWLHTGDLAVLHPDGYVEIKDRAKDIIISGGENISSLEIEEVLYQHPEVVEAAVVARPDSRWGETPHAFVTLRADAQASVTADDLIRWCRERLAHFKAPRHVSLVELPKTATGKIQKFVLREWARQQEAQTTGAEH, encoded by the coding sequence ATGATGACCCCGACCTTCGAGCATGAGCTTGCTCCCAACGAAGCCAACCATGTGCCGCTGTCGCCGCTGTCGTTCCTCAAGCGTGCTGCGCAGGTATACCCGGAGCGCGACGCGGTGGTTTATGGCGGCCGGCGCTACAGCTACCGCCAGCTGCACCAGCGCAGCCGCGCCCTGGCCAGCGCCCTGGAACGGGTCGGCGTGCAGCCGGGCGAGCGGGTGGCGATACTGGCGCCGAACATCCCCGAGATGCTCGAGGCGCACTATGGCGTGCCCGGCGCCGGTGCCGTGCTGGTGTGCATCAATATCCGCCTGGAAGCGCGCAGCATCGCCTTCATCCTGCGCCATTGCGCGGCCAAGGTGCTGATCTGCGACCGCGAGTTCGGCGCGGTGGTCCATCAGGCGCTGGCCATGCTCGAATCGCCGCCACTGCTGGTGGGCATCGACGATGCCCAGGCCGAAGGTGCCGACTTGCCCCACGACCTGGACTATGAAGCGTTCCTGGCCCAGGGCGATCCCGGCCGACCGCTGAGCGCGCCGCAGAACGAATGGCAGTCGATCGCCATCAACTACACCTCTGGCACCACAGGCGATCCCAAGGGCGTGGTCCTGCATCACCGCGGCGCCTACCTCAATGCCTGCGCCGGGGCGCTGGTCTTCCAGTTCGGGCCGCGCAGCGTCTACCTGTGGACCCTGCCGATGTTCCACTGCAATGGCTGGAGCCATACCTGGGCAGTGACCCTTTCAGGCGGCACCCATGTGTGCCTGCGCAAGGTCCAGCCTGAGGCAATCCACGCCGCTATCGCCGAGCACGCGGTGACCCACCTGAGCGCCGCGCCGGTGGTGATGTCGATGCTGATCCACGCCGGGCATGCCGACCTGCCTCCCGGGCCGGTGTCGGTGATCACCGGCGGCGCCGCGCCGCCCAGCGCGGTGATCGCCGCGATGGAGGCACGCGGCTTCAGCATCACCCACGCCTACGGCATGACCGAAAGCTACGGCCCCAGCACCCTGTGTTTGTGGCAACCGGGCGTCGACGAGTTGCCTTTGGAGGCTCGCGCCCGGTTCATGAGCCGCCAGGGGGTCGCCCACCCGATGCTCGAGGAGGCCACGGTACTGGATACCGACACCGGTCGTCCGGTCCCGGCCGACGGGTCCACCCTGGGCGAGTTGGTGGTGCGCGGCAACACGGTGATGAAAGGCTACCTGGATAACCCGCAGGCCACCCGTAGCGCGCTGGCCAACGGCTGGCTGCACACCGGCGATCTGGCCGTGCTGCATCCGGACGGCTATGTGGAAATCAAGGACCGGGCCAAGGACATCATCATTTCCGGCGGCGAGAACATCAGCTCGCTGGAAATCGAGGAGGTGCTCTACCAGCACCCCGAAGTGGTCGAGGCCGCCGTGGTGGCGCGCCCCGACTCGCGCTGGGGCGAAACCCCGCATGCCTTCGTCACCCTGCGCGCCGACGCCCAGGCCAGTGTCACGGCTGACGACCTGATCCGCTGGTGCCGCGAGCGCCTGGCGCACTTCAAGGCGCCGCGCCATGTCTCCCTGGTGGAGTTGCCCAAGACCGCCACCGGCAAGATCCAGAAGTTCGTCCTGCGCGAGTGGGCCCGGCAACAGGAGGCCCAGACTACCGGCGCCGAACACTGA
- a CDS encoding DUF485 domain-containing protein, whose translation MSSLLYARVRASVRFQQLVARRSRFTLSLFLLILATFYGYIALVSFWPELIARRLAQGSNMTIGVAAGAFLFVFFCALSAFYVYRANGEFDRLTQALVAGLDEESGA comes from the coding sequence ATGTCCAGCCTGTTATACGCGCGCGTTCGCGCCAGTGTCCGGTTCCAGCAACTGGTGGCGCGCAGAAGCCGTTTTACCCTGAGCCTGTTCCTGCTGATCCTGGCCACGTTCTATGGCTACATCGCGTTGGTGTCATTCTGGCCCGAGCTGATTGCCAGGCGCCTGGCCCAAGGGTCGAACATGACCATCGGCGTCGCTGCCGGCGCCTTCCTGTTCGTGTTCTTCTGTGCGTTGTCGGCGTTCTATGTGTACCGGGCCAATGGCGAGTTCGATCGCCTGACCCAGGCGTTGGTCGCCGGGCTGGACGAGGAGTCGGGCGCATGA